The genomic segment AGAGATTTGAATAGGCTTGTGAAAAGCTTTTACCAGACGAGATAGCTTGTTCTAATTTTTGCCAAGTGGGTTGATGAGGAACGGCGTCGAAGGTTTCAGCCCCGGCCAACACGCGAGCGATATCTTGAGCCACTCCCAAGACCACGAGGCCTTGGCGGTTTAGGCGTAAGCGCTCCCATTGATTGCGTAAGCGATCGGCTTCGGGGTTACCTTGAGCTTTGGTTAGTTCGCCAATGCCGGCTTCTAAATCACCGGCTAGTACCTGCTCGGTGGCCGTGGCAATGTGCACCCCGGGTACGTCGCCGAGGGCACGGGCCTTAGCCGCTGAAGTTGAAATGATAAACTGCGGCAAAGTTAAAGGAATACCTTCAACGGATGGTGGCAAGCTTCCCTCGAAAATTCATTAAAGGTTAAAAGGAAACAAAGAATGTGTAATGTACAACAACAGGTCTCGTCAAGACACGGCGCGTCAAGATGAGGGTTTCCACACCAATTTAAGCTCTCGAACAGCTTTGACTTCGTCTAAACGACGCAAGGCCGTGAGTTTTGGAGCTGAAGTGAGTTGCTCGGGTGCAGTTTTGGCCTCTTGCGCAATGGCCTTCATAGCCGCGATAAAACAATCGAGGGTTTCTTTACTTTCTGTTTCGGTAGGTTCGACCATAAGGCTACCAGCCACCACCAAAGGAAAATAAACCGTGGGAGGGTGAAACCCATAATCCATCAAACGTTTTGCAATATCCAAAGTCTTCACCCCTTGTTCATTTTGCCACTTATCGGTAAATACGCATTCGTGCATACACACACTATCGTAGGGGAGAAAAAAATCTTCGCGCAAGGCTTGGCGAAGGTAGTTGGCATTGAGCACCGCCATTTGGCTCAAAAGTTTTAAGCCTTCAAAACCCATTTCTCGAATATAAGTATAAGCTCGAACCAACATTCCAAAATTACCAAAAAAACTTTTGACGCGGCCGATGGACTCACCGGCATGATACTCAACGGTATAAACCTTACCTTTTTTAACAACTCTCGGTACCGGCAAAAAAGGTGCCAGGTCATTTTTTACAGCTACTGGGCCTGAACCCGGCCCACCCCCACCATGGGGAGTGGTAAAAGTTTTATGTAAATTAAAATGCAAAACATCCACCCCCATATCCCCCACCCTAGCCTGCCCCACGAGCGCATTTTGATTGGCACCATCACAATAAACAAAACCCCCTTTGCTATGAACTATTTCGGCAATAGCACCTATATTTTCTTCAAACAGTCCTAAGGTGTTGGGGTTGGTAATCATAATCGCAGCGACTTCTTCGTTCATCAAACGGGCGACGTCTTCCGCGGCCAAAATTCCTTTACGGCTGCTTTTGATTTCAACCACTTCATAACCACACAAACTCGAACTGGCCGGATTGGTGCCATGGGCCGTATCGGGTATTAAAACTTTTTTACGAGGATTACCTTTAGCCTGGTGATAGGCTCGGATTAATTTTAAACCCGTAAACTCCCCTTGCGCACCCGCTGCGGGTTGCAAGGTCACGGCATCCATGCCGCTAATCTCTGCTAAGTATTGTTCTAACTCGTACATCAATTGCAGAGCCCCTTGCAGGGTTTCCGAGGGTTGATAAGGGTGAATTTTCAAAAAACCGCTCATCCTCGCCACTTCTTCATTGACCCGCGGATTGTATTTCATGGTGCAAGAACCCAAGGGGTAAAAACCCGTATCGATTGAAAAATTCCACTGCGAAAGCCGCGTGAAATGCCGCACCACCATGGGTTCGCTGACTTCGGGTAATAAGGGGCTTTCGTTACGGATGAGTTGCGACTCTAAACCATGCAATGGGATTTTTTGTGGAAGATCTTCTTCAATGAGCGAAAAACCTTCTCGCCCAGGCGAAGATTTTTCAAATAATAATGACTCTTCAAATACCATTTAAATTCCTTAACCCAAAAATTCTTTAGCTACTTCAATATATTGATCTATCTGCTCTTTGGTATTCATCTCAGTTGCACACACTAAAAAGCAATTTTTCAACTTATTATTCAAAGGTGCCATGTCAACTCCAGCAAAAATTTCTTGCCGCTGACAATAATCTAAAAATTCACTTACCGGTTTGTTCAACTCGAGTACAAACTCATTAAAAACCGGCCCAGAAAATTTAGGCTTTACGCCAGAAAGAGCCGTTAACCCTTGATAAAGATAATGAGCATGCTGATAATTCATTTCAGCGACTTTTTTAATTCCACCTGGCCCCAGCAAAGCTAGATAAATAGTGGCGGCTAGGGCGCATAACCCCTGATTGGTGCAAATATTGCTGGTGGCCTTTTGTCGACGAATATGTTGTTCACGCGTTGAGAGGGTCAAAACAAAACCCCGCTTACCTTGCGTGTCTACTGTTTCACCCACCAGCCGCCCTGGCATTTGTCGCACAAATTCTTGCCTGGTCGTAAATAAACCTAAATGCGGCCCACCTAAATTTAAATAATTACCCAAACTCATCCCCTCTCCACAAACGATATCGGCCCCCATGAGACCTGCCGGCTGCAACAACCCAAAGGCCAAGCTTTCGGTAAAACAAGAAATATAAAGGGCAAGCTTGCGATGAGCTATCTCAATCAAAGCCGGTTGATCTTCAATCACACCAAAAAAATTGGGGCTTTGAACACAGACGGCTGCTGTGTGATCATCAATTAATTTTTCCAGCTGATATCGATCGACTCTTCCCTGTTCATTAATAGGTAACTTCACCCACTCTACATCCATGTTGCCCAAGTAGGTTTTTACAACCTGCAAATATTCTGGATGAATGCCTTCGCTGATAATAATTTTTTTGCGTTTACGAACCCGCAGGGCCATCAACAAGGCCTCCGCCAAGCTGCTTGCCCCATCATATTGGCTGGCATTAGCAACTTCCATGCCCAATAGCGAAGCAATCATGGTTTGAAATTCAAATAAAGCCTGCAAGGTTCCCTGGGAAAGTTCGGGCTGATAAGGCGTGTAAGCGGTTAAAAATTCTCCTCGACTTGTTAAAGCAGAGATAACCACAGGGACATAGTGATGATAGGCGCCTGCCCCTAGAAAAGAATCAAAACTATCCACGGTTTCATTGGTTCGGCTTAATTTTTTGAGATAGCTAACCAGCTTGGCTTCGGGCAGCGGCGCCGGCAAATGAAGCGGCTTGGCTAATTTCAGGTTAGCCGGGATCACCGCAAAAAGTTCGTCGGGATTTTTAATGCCGATTCGCTCGCACATCTCACGGATGTCTTGCTCAGTATGGGGGATGTAACGCATAGTTTTAAAAGGAATGCCATGTCATCCCCCGACAAAGATCGGGGGATCCATAATAATGGTTAAGATCGTTCTTCCAAAAAGGCTTGGTATTGTTCGCTAGTCATTAATTTACTGGCACTTTTGGGATTATCCATTTTAATTTTTACCAACCATCCTTCTCCATAAGCATCTTCATTAACGAGACTGGGTTCTTCAACCACAGGATCATTCACTTCAATCACCGTCCCAGCAATAGGAATAAAAATATCACTCACCGATTTCGTCGACTCAACCACTCCAAGGGAGTCGCCGGCTTGAAACTTAGCCCCCACCGCAGGCAATTCAACAAAGACAATGTCTCCCAATTGTTCTTGCGCATAATGAGTAATCCCTAAAGTTGCAATATCTCCATTAAGACCTAGCCACTCATGTTCTTGGGTGTAAAACAATTCTTCTGGATAACTCACTTGATTTTTCCTCCTTAAATAAAGGGTAACGAAACACACTTTGCTTTCTTCATTTTTCCCCGAATGTCAACGAATACTTCGGTGCTGACTTGTAATGAAGGATTTTCTACATAGGCCAAAAAAACCGCTTGCTCTAAACTAGGTGACCATGTTCCACTGGTCACCACACCACAATCTTGCTTGTTAAGGAAAATGCGATAACCTTCTCTTGCGATCCCCGGCTCAATCATTACGAAACCTTTTAATAGTTTTTTTAACCCTTTAGCTTTTGCGTCTAACAGTGCTGGTTTGCCAATAAATTCTTCTTTGTTGAGTTTGACCACCCAAGCAAGGCCCGCCTCCCAGGGAGTGGTGTGATCATTCAACTCATGGCCATAAAGTGGATAAGCCATTTCTAGGCGCAAGGTATCGCGCGCCCCCAAGCCAATGGGCACAATCCCAAATTCACGCCCAGCCTCTAACAATTGTTGCCATAACGTAAGAGCGCTAGAATTTTTGACAAAAATCTCACAACCCTTCTCACCGGTATAACCCGTGCACGCTAAAATACAATCGATCGCACCTAATTTTACTTCAGCCACGGTTGATTTTGCTAAATCATTAAAGTCAGATCCTAACTTTTTTAAAACCTCTACACTCTTAGGCCCTTGCAAAGCTAAGAGTGCCCAAGCTTCGCTTTCGTTTTTAAAGCTAGCTTGGCTCTGCTTGGGAAAATGTTGCTGCATCCATTGAAAATCTTTTTCAACGTTAGAGGCATTGACACAAATTAAAAACCGGTCTTCTCCCAACCTATAATAAATAAGATCATCCACCACCCCGCCTTGTTCATTAAGCAAAAGAGTATATTGCGCCCGCCCCGCTTTTAACGATTGCACATCATTACAAAATAAATGCTGCAATATTTTTACAGCATCGGGCCCTTGCAAAAAGAATTCCCCCATATGAGAAACATCAAATAGGCCACAGCGCTCCCGCACCGCCTTGTGCTCTTCAAGCACGCCTTGATAAGAAATAGGCATCGCATAGCCCGCAAAGGCCGCCATTTTCGCGCCAGCCTTTACATGCCAATCATAAAGCGGGGTCTTGGTTAGTTTCATAGTATAGCTGTCATTGCGAGCCCAAAGGGCGAAGCAATCTCAATTGGTGCAATCACTCCATCAAGATCGCTTCGTCACTTACGTTCCTCGCAATGACATCGCCGCCTGTAAGGTGTTATGAAGAAGCATAGCAATCGTCATAGGCCCCACGCCACCTGGCACCGGAGTAATAAAACTTGCACGCTTTTTGCAACTTTCAAAATCTACATCGCCTACTAATTTGTTGCTTTCAACTCGATTAATCCCCACATCAATCACCACCGCACCTTTTTTAATCCAATCCCCCAAAATAAATTTTGGCTTGCCGATGGCTGCCACCACCACATCAGCCTGCCCAATGACCACCGGCAAATCTTTGGTTTTACTATGGCAGAAGGTGACCGTGGCATTTTTAGCCAGCAACAAAAGCCCCATGGGTTTGCCCACAATATTACTCCGCCCCACAATCACCGCCTGCTTGCCGGTTAAATCATAAGCAATACTTTCTAACATTTTCATCACACCCAGTGGCGTGCAAGGCGCTGGCCCCTGCCTACCGGCTATCAAAAAACCTAAATTCACAGGGTGCAAACCATCCACATCTTTACGCGGGTCAATGGCATCTAAGATTTTTTCCGTATTCAAATGGGCAGGCAGAGGCAATTGAACTAAAATCCCATGCACGGTGGGGTCCTGATTTAAAGATTGCAGCAGGGTTAACAATTCTTCTTCTGGGGTTTCGAGTGGAAAACGATGATGAAAACTTTTAATCCCCGCTTTTTCACAAGCCGCAATTTTATTACGCGCATAAACTTGGCTTGCCGGATGATCCCCCACCAAAATAACCGCTAGCCCCGGCTCAATACCATGCTTAGCTTTCAAAGCCAGCACTTGCTCTTTAATTTGTTCGTGAAATTTTTGCGCTAAGATTTTACCATCAATAAGAGTAGCCATAAGATGAAACCACGGCTACCTAATCTAAGGAGCAATGGTCAACGAATTCTTTCAATCACGAAGGTAGGTCTGCAAAGCATCATCCACTGCCTTTAAATCACCTTTTGATAAATAGCCGATTAAATTTTGTAGACGTATTTTACTAACTTGCCGAATCCCGGGAATAATAGCGAAGGATTCTTTAAGATTGGATAGGCGAACAGAAACTCGCAGCGGCCAGATTTGAGGCTTTTTTGAAGAAAGTGGAATAACCACTACACTTGGTAGCGCCAAGTTATGGGTGGCATTCGACACAACAATAGCAGGCCTCACTTTACCAAGTTCAGGCGGATTGGATGGTTCAAGATTAACCCAATAAACACTCCCCCTCTCCATCACTTTTTCCTTTTAAAAAGTTGGGGAGCTTTAGCTAAATCTAAATCCTGCCACTCTTCTAGCCAGGTTTGTTCTTCAGGATTATCGGCTAAAAATTTTAAGTAATCATTAGCCGATTCCAACATTTTTTGCCGACGCAGCTCTTGCTCGAGAACACCTCTGACATAAGAGGTTAAAGATTTATCTTTGGGTAAGATTTTTTTTATTTCCGATAGTATCGGCCCTTCTAGCTTAATAGTAGTAGCCTGCATACTTATTTAGTATAATAATTAGTATTAAAAATCAACCTATTTTATACCAAATTTTTTTAAAAAATCCATCACACGTAATCCCTCAGTTTTGGGTGGAGAGTGCTTAGATTGTTGAGGAAGCCATTGCTTGAAGCGGCGGGGCCCCCAATGAGGATTAGCAGGCATGGAAAACCGCGGCCCGGCTTGGCGGGAACGCGGAAGGCTTCCGTGCCTGCTAATCCCATTAGGGTCGCCGCGAAAAGCACGGCTGACGAAACAATCTAAGCACTCTCCACCCAAAACTGAGGGATTACCATCCCACCACTAAACTTATTGACTTTTCACATGATTTTTAAGACCCTGCTGCTAGGGGGCATGTCTTTTAACAAAGAGTCTATTTATGAATCAAAAAATTCGAAACTATCAAATGTATATTAATGGTGAATTTGTCGAATCGGCTTCTAAAGAGCGCGCTGAAAGCCGCTGCCCAGGGGATAATGAAGTTATTGGCACCTTCCCCCATGGCAATGAAAAAGACGTTGATCTAGCCGTAGCAGCAGCAAAGGCGGCCTTTGATAATCCCGAATGGTCGGATGTTAAAAATTCAGTTAATCGTGGCAGGTTATTACGCGAGATTGGGCAAAAATTGCGCGACCAAATTGATAAGTTTGCTGAAATTGAAAGCCTCGACAGTGGCAAAACCATTACAGAGTCTAGCCTCATCGATGTTCATCAAGCCGCTGACACCTTTGAATACTTTGCTGACTTAAGCACGAGCATCACTGGCACCGTGTTACCTGTGCCCGCCAATGTTCTAGATTTTACCTTACGTGAACCGTTGGGGGTTTGCGGTAGCATTTCCGCTTGGAATTTTCCCATCATCTTTGCAGCCTGGAAAATAGCCCCCGCCCTGGCTGCCGGTAATACTGTAGTTTACAAGCCCGCTGAACTCACTTCGCTTTCTACCCTTGAGCTCACTAAAATCTTTGACGAAGTTCACCTACCCGCGGGTGTGGTTAATGTTGTCACCGGGAGTGGTTCAAGGGTGGGCAATGCCATTGCTAGCCACCCTAATATTGCTAAAGTTTCTTTTACCGGTTCAACCAAAATTGGCAAAATGGTTCAGAAAGCTGCCAGTGACACGTTAAAAAAAGTTACTTTGGAATTAGGTGGCAAAAGCCCCAACATTGTTTTTGATGACGCCTCTATTGATGACGCCGTCAGCGGTAGCCTCAATGCCATCTTCTTTAATGCTGGTGAATGCTGCATTGCCGGCACGAGGCTTCTTTTACACGAAGCCATTTATGACAAATTTTTAGAAAAACTTGTGACCCGGGCTAAAAAGATAAAAGTGGGCCACCCGCTTGATTGGGAGGCCCGCATGGGCGCCATTGCAAACCGCGTTCAGTTTGAAAAAATTATGGAATATATTCAATGGGCCAAAGCTCAAAAATACAAAATTTTATGCGGTGGTGACCAACCCAAACCTTTACCTCATCCTCAAGGGTTTTACATCAATCCTACGATCATTGAAGTCCCCGACAATCAAAGCAAGCTTTGCCAAGAAGAAATTTTCGGCCCGGTGTTAAGCGTGTTAAAATTTTCCAATGAAGAAGAAGCCGTGCAAATCGCCAACGACACACCTTATGGTTTAGCAAGTGCCGTATGGACCCAAAACATCAAACGGGGCTTACGTATGGCCAAAAAGATTAAAGCTGGCCAAGTGTGGATTAATCAATATCTAACGCTTTCTCCCTTGGCACCCCACGGTGGTTACAAACAAAGCGGCTATGGCAAAGACCTAAGCCGTTATTGCTTAGAAGAATACACCCAAATTAAAAATGTATATGTCGATTTAGAAGAGGGAGAATACATTTGCCTTTATGAGTAAAAAAAATTCCCCCACGCGTTTGATTTACGCCGATAGCGAATCCGACAGCAATTTATATTATGCCGCACAATTTTTAGTGCCAGACCCTGTCTTTTATTTAGAACATCACAGAAAAAAGACGCTGTTTTTAAGCGATCTTGAATTAGACCGTGGCAAAAAAGAAGCCTTAGTCGACAAAGTCATTTCACTTTCTGCTTTAGAAAAACAATTTTCAAAATCAAATCGGCAAAAACCTAAGTTGGTAGAACTCATTGCCCTTTACCTTAAAAAATTACGCATTCGAAAGCTCCTGCTGCCCCAAACATTTCCTGCCGCCTTAGCTTTTGCTTTAAAAAAGCGTGGTTTCAAAATCGAATTTGGGCCTGACCCCTTTTATGAAAGCAGGATGATTAAAACTGATTTTGAAAAAAAATCGATTGCTCGCGCCCAAACCCTAACGGGATTGGCCATTCAAGAAGCCTATAAAGTTTTGCGCACTAGCAAAATTAAGGGCAATCGCATTTATTACCAAGGGAAGCCCTTAACCAGCGAACGGCTCAAAGATGTTATTCAAATCTATTTATTAAAAAACGGTTGCCTGGCCCAAAATACTATTGTGGCTTGCGGCAACCAGGGGGTTGGCCCGCATTGTCGTGGTTCTGGCCCCATCTATCCTAACCTGCCCATTATTTTTGATGTGTTTCCTCGGCACATTCAGACCCGGTACCATGGCGACATGACCCGCACCGTAGTTAAGGGCCACGCTTCTGAAAAATTAAAAAAGCAATGGCATACCGTTCGCGATGCCCAAGAAAAAGCGATCACCCAGGTAAAAGCAGGCATAGATGGCAAAAAGATTCACGATGGTATTATGCAAAATTTTGAAGCCCAAGGATTTAAGACTGGAAATTTCAAGGGTCGCATACAAGGTTTCTTTCACAGCACTGGCCATGGCATCGGGCTCGATATTCACGAGCCACCTCGAGTTTCACAAAAGTCTCATATTTTAAGAGCAGGCGAAGTGGTCACCATTGAGCCAGGGCTTTATTATCATGGTATTGGCGGCGTGCGCATTGAAGACATTGTGTATGTGAAAAAAAATGGCAAAGAGGCACTAGGCGCTTGCCCCAAAATCTTAGAAATCCCTTAAAAATGTCATATATGGATCCCGGATCGGGGTCCGGGATGACGTCATGCCGGACGAGCCTGCCCCGGACCTGATCCGGGGATCCGGCATCCATTCATTGCGAGCCTTAAGCCTGCCTCGGGCTTGACCCGGGGTGGCAATCTTCAACTTTATTTTTATAAATTCTTCAATATTTCCTTCTTCTTCAACTCGTAATCTTGAGGAGAAATCAAACCTTTATCTTTAAGTTCTTTTAAAGTTTTAAGCCTTGCCTCCACCGAACCACCGGCGCTCGGGCTGGTAATCACAGGATTCGTTGTGTCAACTTGTGCAACCTTATCTTTGTTCTTTTGAAAAATCTTGAGACTCGTTTTTGTTTTCTTCTCAGCGTCATCTTGGGTCTGCACTTGTGCCAAAATAGTTGGCCAATCTGCATTCATATCAATGATAATTTCAGAACCATCTTCAAAAGAAAGCTTTTGCCCTTGAATGGTATCGAGTGACACCCGAACGCCCCTAGCTTGCTGTACAATCCGGTCACCCGATCCACGCATTTTATAATCCCCAGTTAGTCTTGCCGCCAACTTGGTAAACTTAACATGCAGCTCGTTTTTATGAACCCACATCAAACCTTGGTTCACGGCATCGTTACGGATGATAAAATAAGGCCGTTTGGTGACAACCGAAAAAGCAACTTGCTCAAAAGGATCTGCTTCTGCCAGGGCCTCCACCAAATAAGGCGCAAACTTTTTAACTTCTTCATCATTAAATATGCGCCTATCTTTCATTTCTTCACGAAACAACATGGCCTTGTTATAGCGAAGGCTGGCTAGAAAAGCCTCCATTTGTTCAATGCTAACCGTTGCCGGATGCGTCGATACTCGATCTTCGGCCACCTTTTCTTTCATTTTAATCAATTTCACATAATTGGCCGCATTATTACCCTGTTGGTAAATAACTTTAGCTTCAACTTGCAAGCCAAAGCTTAGCAACACAAGCACCCAAAAACCCTTTAATAAAAATCTTCTAAAATGTTTCATGTAAACTCCTTCAGCGATGACTACT from the Deltaproteobacteria bacterium genome contains:
- the gcvPB gene encoding aminomethyl-transferring glycine dehydrogenase subunit GcvPB, producing the protein MVFEESLLFEKSSPGREGFSLIEEDLPQKIPLHGLESQLIRNESPLLPEVSEPMVVRHFTRLSQWNFSIDTGFYPLGSCTMKYNPRVNEEVARMSGFLKIHPYQPSETLQGALQLMYELEQYLAEISGMDAVTLQPAAGAQGEFTGLKLIRAYHQAKGNPRKKVLIPDTAHGTNPASSSLCGYEVVEIKSSRKGILAAEDVARLMNEEVAAIMITNPNTLGLFEENIGAIAEIVHSKGGFVYCDGANQNALVGQARVGDMGVDVLHFNLHKTFTTPHGGGGPGSGPVAVKNDLAPFLPVPRVVKKGKVYTVEYHAGESIGRVKSFFGNFGMLVRAYTYIREMGFEGLKLLSQMAVLNANYLRQALREDFFLPYDSVCMHECVFTDKWQNEQGVKTLDIAKRLMDYGFHPPTVYFPLVVAGSLMVEPTETESKETLDCFIAAMKAIAQEAKTAPEQLTSAPKLTALRRLDEVKAVRELKLVWKPSS
- a CDS encoding SHOCT domain-containing protein, which encodes MKHFRRFLLKGFWVLVLLSFGLQVEAKVIYQQGNNAANYVKLIKMKEKVAEDRVSTHPATVSIEQMEAFLASLRYNKAMLFREEMKDRRIFNDEEVKKFAPYLVEALAEADPFEQVAFSVVTKRPYFIIRNDAVNQGLMWVHKNELHVKFTKLAARLTGDYKMRGSGDRIVQQARGVRVSLDTIQGQKLSFEDGSEIIIDMNADWPTILAQVQTQDDAEKKTKTSLKIFQKNKDKVAQVDTTNPVITSPSAGGSVEARLKTLKELKDKGLISPQDYELKKKEILKNL
- a CDS encoding aldehyde dehydrogenase, with the protein product MNQKIRNYQMYINGEFVESASKERAESRCPGDNEVIGTFPHGNEKDVDLAVAAAKAAFDNPEWSDVKNSVNRGRLLREIGQKLRDQIDKFAEIESLDSGKTITESSLIDVHQAADTFEYFADLSTSITGTVLPVPANVLDFTLREPLGVCGSISAWNFPIIFAAWKIAPALAAGNTVVYKPAELTSLSTLELTKIFDEVHLPAGVVNVVTGSGSRVGNAIASHPNIAKVSFTGSTKIGKMVQKAASDTLKKVTLELGGKSPNIVFDDASIDDAVSGSLNAIFFNAGECCIAGTRLLLHEAIYDKFLEKLVTRAKKIKVGHPLDWEARMGAIANRVQFEKIMEYIQWAKAQKYKILCGGDQPKPLPHPQGFYINPTIIEVPDNQSKLCQEEIFGPVLSVLKFSNEEEAVQIANDTPYGLASAVWTQNIKRGLRMAKKIKAGQVWINQYLTLSPLAPHGGYKQSGYGKDLSRYCLEEYTQIKNVYVDLEEGEYICLYE
- the gcvT gene encoding glycine cleavage system aminomethyltransferase GcvT, translated to MKLTKTPLYDWHVKAGAKMAAFAGYAMPISYQGVLEEHKAVRERCGLFDVSHMGEFFLQGPDAVKILQHLFCNDVQSLKAGRAQYTLLLNEQGGVVDDLIYYRLGEDRFLICVNASNVEKDFQWMQQHFPKQSQASFKNESEAWALLALQGPKSVEVLKKLGSDFNDLAKSTVAEVKLGAIDCILACTGYTGEKGCEIFVKNSSALTLWQQLLEAGREFGIVPIGLGARDTLRLEMAYPLYGHELNDHTTPWEAGLAWVVKLNKEEFIGKPALLDAKAKGLKKLLKGFVMIEPGIAREGYRIFLNKQDCGVVTSGTWSPSLEQAVFLAYVENPSLQVSTEVFVDIRGKMKKAKCVSLPFI
- the folD gene encoding bifunctional methylenetetrahydrofolate dehydrogenase/methenyltetrahydrofolate cyclohydrolase FolD, producing MATLIDGKILAQKFHEQIKEQVLALKAKHGIEPGLAVILVGDHPASQVYARNKIAACEKAGIKSFHHRFPLETPEEELLTLLQSLNQDPTVHGILVQLPLPAHLNTEKILDAIDPRKDVDGLHPVNLGFLIAGRQGPAPCTPLGVMKMLESIAYDLTGKQAVIVGRSNIVGKPMGLLLLAKNATVTFCHSKTKDLPVVIGQADVVVAAIGKPKFILGDWIKKGAVVIDVGINRVESNKLVGDVDFESCKKRASFITPVPGGVGPMTIAMLLHNTLQAAMSLRGT
- a CDS encoding type II toxin-antitoxin system PemK/MazF family toxin produces the protein MERGSVYWVNLEPSNPPELGKVRPAIVVSNATHNLALPSVVVIPLSSKKPQIWPLRVSVRLSNLKESFAIIPGIRQVSKIRLQNLIGYLSKGDLKAVDDALQTYLRD
- the gcvPA gene encoding aminomethyl-transferring glycine dehydrogenase subunit GcvPA: MRYIPHTEQDIREMCERIGIKNPDELFAVIPANLKLAKPLHLPAPLPEAKLVSYLKKLSRTNETVDSFDSFLGAGAYHHYVPVVISALTSRGEFLTAYTPYQPELSQGTLQALFEFQTMIASLLGMEVANASQYDGASSLAEALLMALRVRKRKKIIISEGIHPEYLQVVKTYLGNMDVEWVKLPINEQGRVDRYQLEKLIDDHTAAVCVQSPNFFGVIEDQPALIEIAHRKLALYISCFTESLAFGLLQPAGLMGADIVCGEGMSLGNYLNLGGPHLGLFTTRQEFVRQMPGRLVGETVDTQGKRGFVLTLSTREQHIRRQKATSNICTNQGLCALAATIYLALLGPGGIKKVAEMNYQHAHYLYQGLTALSGVKPKFSGPVFNEFVLELNKPVSEFLDYCQRQEIFAGVDMAPLNNKLKNCFLVCATEMNTKEQIDQYIEVAKEFLG
- the gcvH gene encoding glycine cleavage system protein GcvH, which translates into the protein MSYPEELFYTQEHEWLGLNGDIATLGITHYAQEQLGDIVFVELPAVGAKFQAGDSLGVVESTKSVSDIFIPIAGTVIEVNDPVVEEPSLVNEDAYGEGWLVKIKMDNPKSASKLMTSEQYQAFLEERS
- a CDS encoding aminopeptidase P family protein produces the protein MSKKNSPTRLIYADSESDSNLYYAAQFLVPDPVFYLEHHRKKTLFLSDLELDRGKKEALVDKVISLSALEKQFSKSNRQKPKLVELIALYLKKLRIRKLLLPQTFPAALAFALKKRGFKIEFGPDPFYESRMIKTDFEKKSIARAQTLTGLAIQEAYKVLRTSKIKGNRIYYQGKPLTSERLKDVIQIYLLKNGCLAQNTIVACGNQGVGPHCRGSGPIYPNLPIIFDVFPRHIQTRYHGDMTRTVVKGHASEKLKKQWHTVRDAQEKAITQVKAGIDGKKIHDGIMQNFEAQGFKTGNFKGRIQGFFHSTGHGIGLDIHEPPRVSQKSHILRAGEVVTIEPGLYYHGIGGVRIEDIVYVKKNGKEALGACPKILEIP